One Triticum dicoccoides isolate Atlit2015 ecotype Zavitan chromosome 4B, WEW_v2.0, whole genome shotgun sequence genomic window carries:
- the LOC119295573 gene encoding uncharacterized protein LOC119295573 isoform X1, whose protein sequence is MEAAAAAASSSVLLSFSSPRRSTAATFLRLSTASPRITCSATQQLPLAAPWLSAAEKSSTRRRSSILSLRCSSAATGSPSAVVSSERWILEPAGDGDWKHIGYRVARPGAIEIASASCSSQEAVTVGRVPENADVVIPVATVSGVHARLEKKDGNLVVTDMDSTNGTYVNERKLVPGFPVAVQPGSLLIFGDIHLAMFRVRKTIVDVAAEATKDDQQEAETVLASAVQETS, encoded by the exons ATGgaggcagcggcagcagcggcTAGTTCCTCTGTCCTGCTGTCGTTTTCCAGCCCGAGGAGATCAACGGCGGCTACCTTCCTCCGCCTCTCCACGGCGTCGCCTCGCATCACGTGCTCCGCCACACAGCAGCTTCCCCTCGCTGCACCATGGTTGTCAGCCGCCGAAAAGAGCAGcactagaagaagaagcagcatCCTGTCGTTAAGGTGCTCCTCGGCCGCCACCGGCAGCCCGTCGGCCGTTGTCTCTTCAGAACGATGGATTCTTGAGCCCGCAG GGGACGGCGACTGGAAACACATCGGCTACCGCGTCGCCCGCCCCGGCGCCATCGAGATCGCATCC GCATCTTGTTCATCTCAGGAAGCGGTGACCGTGGGACGAGTTCCGGAGAACGCCGACGTCGTCATCCCCGTCGCAACAG tttCTGGGGTGCACGCTCGGCTGGAGAAGAAGGACGGGAACCTGGTGGTCACGGACATGGACAGCACCAACGGCACCTACGTCAACGAGAGGAAGCTGGTACCGGGATTCCCGGTCGCCGTCCAACCCGGGAGCCTCCTCATCTTCG GTGACATCCACTTGGCAATGTTTCGGGTGAGGAAGACAATCGTCGATGTGGCAGCCGAGGCCACCAAAGATGACCAGCAGGAAGCTGAGACTGTGCTGGCAAGTGCAGTTCAAGAAACAAGCTAG
- the LOC119295573 gene encoding uncharacterized protein LOC119295573 isoform X2 has protein sequence MEAAAAAASSSVLLSFSSPRRSTAATFLRLSTASPRITCSATQQLPLAAPWLSAAEKSSTRRRSSILSLRCSSAATGSPSAVVSSERWILEPAGDGDWKHIGYRVARPGAIEIASEAVTVGRVPENADVVIPVATVSGVHARLEKKDGNLVVTDMDSTNGTYVNERKLVPGFPVAVQPGSLLIFGDIHLAMFRVRKTIVDVAAEATKDDQQEAETVLASAVQETS, from the exons ATGgaggcagcggcagcagcggcTAGTTCCTCTGTCCTGCTGTCGTTTTCCAGCCCGAGGAGATCAACGGCGGCTACCTTCCTCCGCCTCTCCACGGCGTCGCCTCGCATCACGTGCTCCGCCACACAGCAGCTTCCCCTCGCTGCACCATGGTTGTCAGCCGCCGAAAAGAGCAGcactagaagaagaagcagcatCCTGTCGTTAAGGTGCTCCTCGGCCGCCACCGGCAGCCCGTCGGCCGTTGTCTCTTCAGAACGATGGATTCTTGAGCCCGCAG GGGACGGCGACTGGAAACACATCGGCTACCGCGTCGCCCGCCCCGGCGCCATCGAGATCGCATCC GAAGCGGTGACCGTGGGACGAGTTCCGGAGAACGCCGACGTCGTCATCCCCGTCGCAACAG tttCTGGGGTGCACGCTCGGCTGGAGAAGAAGGACGGGAACCTGGTGGTCACGGACATGGACAGCACCAACGGCACCTACGTCAACGAGAGGAAGCTGGTACCGGGATTCCCGGTCGCCGTCCAACCCGGGAGCCTCCTCATCTTCG GTGACATCCACTTGGCAATGTTTCGGGTGAGGAAGACAATCGTCGATGTGGCAGCCGAGGCCACCAAAGATGACCAGCAGGAAGCTGAGACTGTGCTGGCAAGTGCAGTTCAAGAAACAAGCTAG
- the LOC119295574 gene encoding 40S ribosomal protein S16-like: MAAVLTRPTPGTVQCFGRKKTAVAVAYCKPGRGLIKVNGAPIELIRPEMLRLKAFEPILLAGRSRFKDIDMRIRVRGGGKTSQIYSIRQAIAKSLVAYYQKYVDEAAKKEVKEIFGRYDRTLLVADPRRCEPKKFGGRGARARFQKSYR, from the coding sequence ATGGCAGCCGTTCTCACCCGCCCGACGCCGGGCACCGTCCAGTGCTTCGGCCGGAAGAAGACCGCCGTCGCCGTGGCCTACTGCAAGCCCGGGCGCGGCCTCATCAAGGTCAACGGCGCGCCGATCGAGCTCATCCGCCCTGAGATGCTCCGTCTGAAGGCCTTCGAGCCGATCCTGCTTGCCGGCAGGTCCCGCTTCAAGGACATCGACATGCGCATCCGCGTTCGCGGCGGCGGGAAGACGAGCCAGATCTACTCCATCCGCCAGGCCATCGCCAAGTCGCTCGTCGCCTACTACCAGAAGTACGTCGACGAGGCGGCCAAGAAGGAGGTGAAGGAGATCTTCGGCCGCTACGACCGGACGCTCCTCGTCGCCGACCCGCGCCGCTGCGAGCCCAAGAAGTTCGGCGGTCGTGGCGCCCGCGCGCGTTTCCAGAAGTCTTACCGTTGA